The Metabacillus schmidteae nucleotide sequence ATGTGCCAAAGTCCCCATCGAATGGTTGCTTTCTTTTCATTTCCATGACCAAAAGTGACAACTGAATCTAAATCATCATCTGTCAATTGTATACATGTATCATTTAACATTTTTAATACATTTTCATATTCATTCAAAAGCTCTTCCAAAGTCTTGCCTTTGGACATAGGAAGCCTGCCATTCGCATCTATCATGGGACCAAATTGTTCGTTTAATGAAGCAGGAAGTGGTTCTCCTTTTATTCTATAAACCCAATTGAGGTCAACAAACATGATATGTTTTATTAACTGAGCTGTGCTATTAAACTTGTCATTTGGACCCTTGTATTCTACTTCTTCTTGCGACATGCCATTAGTTATAAATTGTAGTCTTTGACTATTTTCTTTCACAGCTGAATATAACATTCCTACGATGGGTGTCATATCTTTTTCACCTTTTAAATCGTAAAGCATAAATCCTGCCTCCCAGACCTCTTTGTATTTTCCAACATAATTTTCCTTTCCAATCAAAAAATAGCCTGATTGTTTATGAACAATTAGTCGATATGGTTGTTCTCCTTTTTTCCAAATAGTACAGATGTAAAGTAAGTAAATATAGCAGTTAATAGACCTGCACCAAACAATATGCTTCCAATAATGACAAAGTTATTTTTATACGTATTAACAATCATGTTGTATTGGCTTGTATCAGCGATACCATCTGCTTGCTCAAGGAGCCAAGAATCCCCTAGAGCTGTTGCAAAAGAAATACTTGAAAACATCAGAACTAATCCTGCTATTGCTAATAAAGATGAAATAATACTTAATGCCTTACTATGTTCCTTTAACAAATAGATCCCCCCCTAAACTTAATAAACCCTTAAAGTATTTCTCTAAATTGTTTTATAAGGTAATATGGAATATCTTTTCATTTTCCAAGTGAAAACCCATCAAATAAACGACCCCCATGAGGTTCCAATACCTTATCAACTAATTGAACAACCTTCTTTTTCTCACCTGTTTTATAAAAAACATTAAAAGCCGCTACAAACTCTTCTGTAAAATTCTCATCATATTGGTTTAGAGCCCGTACAATCCATTTCGAAGAACCAATCCACTGACGATTTGTTCTTAATACAAATTCGTGAACAAGGTAAGCTATTGTATTGGCTATAAATATGTCTTCAGCTCGGTTATTACTTCCTGAAAAATCATCCAGTGCATCAGTTATAAAATATCGTTTCGTATTTATCATTTCTTTAGACCATATTTCCGGCCCCTTTTCTAAAATTTCTTTAGCTTCCTTTTTTATAGATTCTAAGATTCCTACATCTCTTAAGATAATCCCTTCGGAAATCATTCTTGGCATAGAAGGCTTAGCAGACTTGCAGTCCATTTCTATAAAGTATTTGTATGAAGTTAAATTATGAACAAAAACCTCTATAGCCCATCCAAAGTCAAACATTGATTCCCTATATGATGATGTGAGATTTTCATCGAAAATGACAATATCCAGATCAGATGTTTCTGTAGCCTCCCCCCTAACAACACTTCCAGCTAATATAGCTCCTTGGCAATTTGAAAAGTTCTTATCAATAAATTGTTTTGCTGCTACTATTGGATCTATCTTCATCACTCACTGCACCTCTAACCATCTTTTTATTTCTGCTTAACAATTGTTTAACAAGTACGACGACTATATTTTTAAAAAAATCTCACATAGGTATATATCCTTTAGTAAAGTAAACATAAATCATTACTGGGATAAAACTAAATAGCATAGCTAAATTGATTATTGCCAAAAGTCTATTCTTTGCTAGGTAACCGAAACAAAAGCCTATTGGACTAAGGATGAATGTTAGCATTCCATAGGGTTTTTGGATGTTAAGCACCAGATAAGGTACCCATGAAATAACACTAAAAAGAAAAAGAGTTAAGGAAAGATAGTATAATATTTTTGTTTTTAAAGTGATTGTACTCATTTATTCTAATCTCCATTATCAAACTAAGCTTCTATTACCCTGCCTGTCGTTAAGTACATTTCTTACAGCATCTTCCTAATTTTAACATAACCATCATCCTTGTTTTTCTAAAATTTATAACATAAATTGAAATAAGCACCCCTCTTATATCAGAAAGATGCTTGTTTGCGAAAGATTTCCTTATGATCTTTTTGCGAATTCCTTATCAGACAACCCCAAAATGTCTGTGTTTTTAGGTATATGGCCAAGTAAACGCAATATCGTTACAATTTGCCCTTTATGATGGAATTCATGAGTAATTGAATGGAACTGTAATTGGTGTGGAGTTTTACTTACTAACCCACTACCCGGTTTCCAAGAAGGCTCTTTTTCGATATACTCTTCAAATTTGTCTTTGAATTGATCAAATAAACTCTCTACATATTCATCAGCTTGTTTATAATAGCGTTGAATATCATCTACCTTCATATTATGAATTACTTCTTTCGTTAATAATGGAGATGATGTCTCAGATAGCAAAAAAGAACCTATCCACGCATGATAGCATCCTGCCATATGAACTAATGAATCTCTAATACTCTGAAAACCAAATTCAAACTCTTTTGTAAGTTCATCTTCAGTTAATTTTCTACATTGATCTAATAAAATTTGACGCGTTTGTTTTACCCACTCATATTCTATCTTCTCCATAGTTTTTTCCCTCCTTTAATAAAGTGAAATTTTTCTTTTTACTATACACTAATTAGTACCACGAGTAACATCTAATATATGGCCCTATAATGAAAAAGAGCGACACCCATAATCAAGAGCAGCGCTTCGATTTCTGAAGATCATAGAATACCTAACATACCCTTAACCCTCTATTCTTTTCTTTTGAGCTCTATTACTGAAGACCGTTGATTGATTCCTGTGCTGTGCAACAAATGACTTTTGTTAGTTTTTTTCTTTTAATTAGCACACATTAGTCAATAAATAAAGTTTAAATTAATAATTCATTGCAAGAGCGGATAATTAAAGAACACTGAATAAATCTCTATATGATGAGTACCTATTAACCTTTAAAAATATACTATAGTTTATATAAAATTGATCTAACTGTCCAAACTATAAATTACTTTTTGAATAGAATAAATCATCTCAATAAAAGGAGGAGAAATAAATGAGTAGAGTTTGGAGAAACGAAGATATCTTCGGCAGTAATAAACGTTCAAGAAATGAAGTTAAAAATGACGTCAAAAATGACGTAGACACAGATGTAGAATCTATCCTTGATAACGACCTAGATAATGAAAACGATATTAATTTAAAAGATAAAAATACAAATATTGCAAGAGCAAAGGTGTTTAATAGTGGGAATTCTAGATTGGATGTCGATATTACTGTAGATAGCGACTCTCGAGCAAGAGTAAGGGCTAGATCAGATGCTGATTCTGATCAGGATCAAGAACAAGAGCAAGAACAAGATTAATAAAGTTTTATAGGGATACTAGTTTTTCTAGTATCTCTTTTAGTAAAAATAAGGAGGAATTAAGGATGAGGATTCCAGCTGAGAACATACTTAAAACCGTAATAGATAATAGTGGAAACTCAGACGTTGACCTTGTAGTAAATATAGATATCGAAACAAAAGCGATTGCTTATGGTTTAATATGCAGTTTATATGCTAAGGGGGATTTAGATGACCTCCAATTAGAAAAGGCAATTGATAAGCTGGATTCATTAATAGAGAGGGATAAGAAAAGAGACCAATTAAATCAAAACAAAGTCATT carries:
- a CDS encoding DinB family protein, whose translation is MLYDLKGEKDMTPIVGMLYSAVKENSQRLQFITNGMSQEEVEYKGPNDKFNSTAQLIKHIMFVDLNWVYRIKGEPLPASLNEQFGPMIDANGRLPMSKGKTLEELLNEYENVLKMLNDTCIQLTDDDLDSVVTFGHGNEKKATIRWGLWHIADHNRYHQAHINQLRKWYKEKI
- a CDS encoding nucleotidyltransferase domain-containing protein, translated to MKIDPIVAAKQFIDKNFSNCQGAILAGSVVRGEATETSDLDIVIFDENLTSSYRESMFDFGWAIEVFVHNLTSYKYFIEMDCKSAKPSMPRMISEGIILRDVGILESIKKEAKEILEKGPEIWSKEMINTKRYFITDALDDFSGSNNRAEDIFIANTIAYLVHEFVLRTNRQWIGSSKWIVRALNQYDENFTEEFVAAFNVFYKTGEKKKVVQLVDKVLEPHGGRLFDGFSLGK
- a CDS encoding DinB family protein — translated: MEKIEYEWVKQTRQILLDQCRKLTEDELTKEFEFGFQSIRDSLVHMAGCYHAWIGSFLLSETSSPLLTKEVIHNMKVDDIQRYYKQADEYVESLFDQFKDKFEEYIEKEPSWKPGSGLVSKTPHQLQFHSITHEFHHKGQIVTILRLLGHIPKNTDILGLSDKEFAKRS